A genomic stretch from Solanum stenotomum isolate F172 chromosome 8, ASM1918654v1, whole genome shotgun sequence includes:
- the LOC125875121 gene encoding syntaxin-related protein KNOLLE, translated as MNDLMTKSFTSYIDLKKAAMKDVEASPDLEMGMTQMDQNLTAFLEEAEKVKLEMNSIKEILRRLQDTNEESKSLHKPEALKSMRDGINSDIVAVLKKARAIRSQLEEMDRSNAINRRLSGCKEGTLVDRTRSAVTNGLRKKLKELMMDFQGLRQRMMTEYKETVGRRYFTVTGEHPDEEVIDKIISSGNGQGGEEFLSRAIQEHGRGKVLETVVEIQDRHDAAKEIERSLLELHQIFLDMAVMVEAQGEKMDDIEHHVVNAAQYVNDGAKNLKTAKKYQKSSRKCMFIGVIVLLILILIVIIPIATSFTKS; from the exons ATTTGATGACAAAATCTTTCACAAGCTACATTGATCTGAAGAAAGCCGCCATGAAAGATGTTGAagctagtccagatttggaaaTGGGTATGACCCAAATGGATCAAAATCTCACTGCTTTCTTAGAAGAAGCAGAAAAGGTGAAATTGGAGATGAATTCAATCAAGGAGATTCTTCGTCGGTTACAGGACACTAATGAAGAAAGCAAGTCCCTGCACAAACCTGAAGCTTTGAAATCGATGCGTGATGGCATAAATTCAGATATTGTAGCTGTGTTGAAGAAGGCTAGAGCTATTAGATCTCAGCTGGAAGAGATGGACCGATCCAATGCGATTAACAGGCGGCTTTCTGGGTGTAAAGAAGGGACATTGGTCGATAGGACTCGATCTGCTGTGACTAATGGGCTTAGGAAGAAGCTTAAGGAACTGATGATGGATTTTCAGGGACTGAGGCAGAGGATGATGACTGAGTATAAGGAAACTGTTGGAAGAAGATATTTTACTGTGACTGGTGAACACCCAGATGAAGAGGTTATTGACAAGATCATTTCTAGTGGAAATGGTCAAGGTGGTGAAGAATTTCTTTCTAGAGCAATTCAG GAGCATGGGAGGGGGAAGGTGTTGGAAACAGTGGTGGAGATACAGGACCGTCATGACGCGGCAAAGGAGATAGAAAGGAGCTTGCTTGAGCTGCACCAGATATTCTTGGACATGGCAGTGATGGTTGAGGCACAAGGAGAGAAAATGGATGATATTGAACACCATGTGGTGAATGCAGCCCAGTATGTTAATGATGGAGCCAAGAACCTCAAGACTGCAAAGAAGTATCAAAAGAGCAGCAGGAAATGTATGTTCATTGGAGTTATAGTTCTCCTAATTCTGATCCTGATAGTCATCATCCCCATTGCCACCAGTTTCACCAAATCTTGA